A window of the Pedobacter frigiditerrae genome harbors these coding sequences:
- a CDS encoding glycosyltransferase family 2 protein, whose translation MSSKISIITINYNDKNGLQKTIASVASQNWQEFEFIVVDGNSNDGSKDIIEANKHAFTHYVSEPDSGIYNAMNKGIRLASGTYLLFLNSGDILLNEYTLQNAQEYIDDNYGIYYGDLIYQHPNKQRERILPEKLTFLFFLEHSLSHQASFIKKSLFDEIFYYNESYKIVSDWEFFIYAICKMNVSYKHIPLVVTIYDVAGISSLKDNYRLMFEERNQTLCKYFPAFIDDYQSITALGSKRTKQFLFIGKHKLAWSLLKGMMNVILLFLKKKSLNKTDYR comes from the coding sequence TAGTGTGGCTAGTCAAAATTGGCAGGAATTTGAATTTATAGTGGTTGATGGTAATAGTAATGATGGGAGTAAAGATATCATTGAAGCCAACAAACATGCTTTTACACATTATGTCAGCGAGCCAGATTCTGGAATTTACAATGCCATGAACAAAGGCATAAGATTGGCATCAGGCACTTATTTATTATTTCTAAATAGTGGTGATATTTTGTTAAATGAATACACCTTACAGAACGCTCAAGAATATATTGATGACAACTATGGAATTTATTATGGTGATCTAATCTATCAACACCCTAATAAACAAAGAGAAAGAATATTACCTGAGAAACTGACCTTCTTATTCTTTCTAGAACATAGTTTATCTCACCAAGCAAGTTTCATCAAAAAAAGTCTATTCGACGAGATTTTCTACTATAACGAATCATATAAAATAGTGTCAGACTGGGAGTTTTTCATTTACGCCATCTGTAAAATGAATGTGTCGTATAAACACATTCCGTTAGTTGTCACGATTTATGATGTGGCAGGTATTTCTTCCTTAAAAGATAATTATCGGTTAATGTTTGAAGAACGAAATCAGACTTTATGTAAATATTTTCCTGCTTTTATCGACGATTATCAATCTATCACCGCCCTAGGCTCAAAAAGAACAAAGCAGTTTCTTTTTATTGGAAAACACAAGTTAGCCTGGAGCCTGTTAAAGGGTATGATGAATGTCATCCTACTTTTCTTAAAAAAAAAATCTCTCAATAAAACCGATTATCGATGA